The DNA sequence CCGATATGACCAACGCAGCCGACACACCCGTAATGCCCATTACGTCCGAGGTGTTTTCGTCCCCGAAGGAAAGGACGTTTACGATGCCCTGGGTCTCGGACTTGAAGCCCTTGGGGAACAAGGGTCTGATCGGCCGGTCGATGAGGCGGGAGGTGAGGACTTCCTTCTCCGAGGGCCTGCCCTCACGCTTGAAAAAGCCGCCGGGTATCTTCCCCGCGGCGTAGGTCTTCTCCAGGTAATCTATGGTCAGGGGGAAAAAATCGATGCCCTCCCTGACCCCCTTGCTCGCCACCGCGGTGGCAAGAAGGATGGTGTCTCCGTACGTAAGGACGGTGGAACCGTCGGCCTGACGGGCCATCCTGCCCGTCTCCATGCGCAATACTCGCCCTGCGATTTCGGTCTCTACCTGCATCGTTCCGCTCTACTTCCTAAGCCCTAAGCTTTGTCTGATGTTTTCGTACCTGTCTTTGTCCGAACCCTTGAGGTAGTCCAGGAGCTTTCTCCTCGTGCCCACAAGCTTGAGGAGCCCCCTGCGAGAGTGGTGGTCCTTCTTGTGCGTGCGGAAGTGCTCGGTCAGGTACTCGATGCGTGCGCTCAGCAGAGCGATTTGAACTTCGGGAGAACCGGTGTCGCTCTCATGCGTCTTATACCGGTTTATGATCTCCCCTTTTCCCTCCTTGCTCAGAGGCATCTCCAATCCCTTCCTTCCTCTTCTTTTTTAAGCACTTAGTCTATCATAGACAATTATACAGTGTAAAGGCGCTCCGGGCGAGCGGACGTGGCCGCTATCCTTTTTGCACCGGGATAGCCCGCCTCCACCCAGCGGGGCAAACCCGCCTGGAAGATGCGGATGTTCCAGGAGCCCGAAAACGGCAAAAACCTTCTTCACGACCCCCTCACCTTGTCGAAAAATACGGATGGCGCC is a window from the Nitrospirota bacterium genome containing:
- the rpsO gene encoding 30S ribosomal protein S15, encoding MPLSKEGKGEIINRYKTHESDTGSPEVQIALLSARIEYLTEHFRTHKKDHHSRRGLLKLVGTRRKLLDYLKGSDKDRYENIRQSLGLRK